A genomic region of Eucalyptus grandis isolate ANBG69807.140 chromosome 5, ASM1654582v1, whole genome shotgun sequence contains the following coding sequences:
- the LOC104446181 gene encoding probable aquaporin NIP5-1, which yields MQVGAEFVGTFFLVLCAVGGPIVNQKYNGAETLLGNAACAGLAVMIIVFSIGHISGAHLNPSVTVALAVIWHFPWIQVPGYIAAQVAGSMCASYVLKGVFHPFANGGVTVPSVDIGQAFALEFLATFILAFVIVAVVTDTRAVGDLAGIAIGATVLLGVLVTGMPTGGSLNPVRTLGPAVAAGNYKGLWMYMVAPPLGAIAGAVTYKAVKLRGYEVEPLRWRRTSLER from the exons ATGCAGGTCGGAGCAGAGTTCGTTGGAACCTTCTTCTTAGTACTTTGCGCGGTGGGCGGGCCCATTGTGAACCAAAAGTACAACGGAGCAGAGAcgttgcttgggaacgcggcaTGCGCTGGGCTCGCCGTGATGATCATAGTTTTCTCGATCGGTCACATTTCGGGAGCCCACCTGAACCCGTCGGTGACAGTCGCCCTCGCGGTGATCTGGCACTTTCCATGGATCCAGGTGCCTGGCTACATCGCCGCGCAGGTTGCGGGCTCGATGTGTGCTTCCTACGTCCTCAAGGGCGTTTTCCATCCCTTTGCCAACGGCGGCGTCACGGTGCCTTCGGTGGACATCGGACAGGCGTTTGCTCTCGAGTTTCTCGCCACTTTCATTCTCGCGTTCGTGATCGTCGCGGTGGTGACTGACACTCGTGCA GTAGGAGATTTGGCAGGTATTGCAATCGGAGCAACGGTGCTGCTTGGCGTTCTTGTGACAGG GATGCCGACCGGAGGTTCCCTGAACCCCGTGAGGACTCTCGGCCCGGCCGTGGCTGCAGGGAACTACAAAGGATTGTGGATGTACATGGTGGCTCCTCCGCTCGGAGCCATAGCTGGCGCCGTGACTTACAAAGCCGTGAAGCTTAGAGGATACGAGGTGGAGCCACTGCGCTGGAGGAGGACGAGCTTGGAGCGTTGA